Genomic segment of Desulfolucanica intricata:
CCTGCTCGGTAAGGCCGTATTTCTCACGAATAGCTTCATTTTCCTGATGAGCCCGGATCATGGCCGGGCTGGGATAGGACGGTGTCCCTTTACCTGCCTTAACCTCACTGTTCCATATATCTTGATTATCATTATAGCGATTATAATCTGAATACTCAGGCATATTTCTTATAAGTTTATAATTATGTAGAATATCCTGGGCCAAAAGCAAAACTTCTGTTGTTTTCTGATATTGCTCCAAATAAACTACCTGTAGCTTGGATATTCTACTTTCAGCACTTTCTCCGGAAAATAATATAAACCGCAGATAGTTTAACGGATCAAAACAGAATAATTCCCAACCAATATTGCCAGACGTATTCATAATATTTTGCACTCGTTCCAATTTATTTTTTGCTGCAATCATGTCTTTTCTATAAACCGGTAATAAAACCTCAAAAATTTCGGCAGACGTCTCAATCTGATCAAACCGCTGTTTTCTAAGTCGGGCTAATTCATTTGCAACAACCGGTTTTAAGTATTGTAGATCAATTTTAGGCCTACCCTTTGTGTCATAACCGGTTATAGCCTCGGGTACTGCCACAGCAATCTCCCCGGTCAGTTTTAACAGAAGTTTCTCTTCTTGAGGAGAGAGGCTTAATCTGTTAACTAAACTTTCATATGTCAAGGCCATACCGGTAAGGTTATTCTCCTGTTTTTGTAGTTCTACTGCCCGGGTTTGCAGTAGTTTAATATTTTCTAACGATTTTTTTTGTATTTCTTTTTCATTGTACGCACTAACAAAATTCCACCCCAACCAGGCTAATAAAATTATAATTGATAATCTTATATAAATATTTATTTTATACCACCAACCTCCCCAAATAAAAAATTATTAAAATTCACTTTTATAGACACTAAAACTGTCCCTGGAACCAAACAGTAATCATAGAGTGAAAACCCAAATTTTTGCTCTTAAATTTTATCCTGGCATACCTTAAAAAATATTGAGGAACAAAAACCTGTTTTTCATCAGGGAATATATTAATTTCAAGTTCACCAAAGGTCCCCCATTCTTTTCCGTCCGGACTTATCTCTAACTGACAAGTAACAGGGTTTAGACCTTTATTAATTACCAAAAAAGTAA
This window contains:
- a CDS encoding DUF6385 domain-containing protein, which encodes MILKSIDNSLEKYLLLENGILYLVAESSKKIDYKKPSSRLFSYVQEKLPTSDIKRYSKPMDLSNLQVFTFLVINKGLNPVTCQLEISPDGKEWGTFGELEINIFPDEKQVFVPQYFLRYARIKFKSKNLGFHSMITVWFQGQF